CAGCAGATAGAGCTTGTCAATTGATAGAAGAGTTAGGAGCAGGGAAGGTACTAAAGGGAGCTGTAGATGTTTACCCTCAGAAACGTGAAGCTCAACCACAAAACATCCGGCCACATCGAATCAATTCATTATTAGGTACAGCTTTAACCAATGAAGAGATGATTGAAATTTTAAAGAAGCTAGAAATAGAGGTAAAGGATCAGGGAGATGTTTTAGAAGTAACTGTTCCTACCTATCGTATTGACTTAGGACAGGAAGCAGATTTTGTTGAGGAAATAGGTAGAATTTACGGCTATGATCGGATCACTGCTACAATGGCGAGGGGGAACATTGTTGTTGGCGGGAAAAACCAAGGACAAATTATCGAGGATATTACAAAAGAAGCTTTAAATGCTATGGGATTACATGAGATACTTACTTATTCTTTTGTTAGCCCTAAAGGTGTTGATAAAATTAGAGTAGGGGAAGGCAGTATTAAAAGAAATTTCATTAAACTTTTAAATCCTCTTGGTGATGAAACCAGTGTGATGAGGACAACGCAGTTACCTAATTTGCTGGAAGTAATGGCAAGAAACTTTAACAGAAAGGTAGAAAACTTTAGAGCCTTTGAATTAGGAAGAATTTTTCTTCCTAAAGTAGATAAGTCTGACCCTCTACCTTATGAAGTGATGAACTTAGTTCTCGGTGTATATGGTGAAGAGGATTTCTTTACCTTAAAAGGGGTATTAGATAGCTTGCTGGAAAGATTAGGTATAAAAGATTATGAGTATGTAGTAGAAAAACATCATCCTACTTTTCACCCTGGAAGATGCGGAAATATTATCTATGGGCATCATACGATAGGAACATTAGGGGAAATTCACCCTGAGGTGATGGAAAACTATGGTATTCATAAAAAGTGCTATTGCGCAGAATTAGACTTTGATTTATTATTAAAATTAACAAGTTTAGATGCGGTATATCAGCCCCTGCCTAAATATCCATCTATTTCTAGAGATTTTGCAGTAGTAGTGAAGGAAACTACCCTAGTAAAGGAAATAGAAAATATTATTGTAGCAGAAGGTGGAGAAATGCTAGAAAGTTATAGCTTGTTTGATGTATATAGAGGGAACCAAATTAACGAAGGTTATAAGAGTGTGGCTTATACACTAACCTATAGACATAAGGATCGTACACTGAAGGAAGAAGAAGTAAATAAGGTGCAAGAAAAAATTCTGCAAAGGATTAAGGAAGTTTTAGGAGGTCTTTTACGAGAATAAAAGAAAAATTTTTTTTAGAATAACTTTTTTAGCAGGAGATTGACCATTTATAAAGAAATCATATATGAACAAAAGAAATCCTATAAGTCAGGTAAGGGGTTGATCTACTATGGAAACTAAAAATAAAGTAATAGTAAGAATAAATGGCCAAGACTATCCTATTATAGGAATAGAATCTAAGGAGTATTTACTAAAAATAGGAAATTATGTCGATGAACAAATGGATGCAGTTGCCAAAAATAACAGTAAGCTTAGTATTTCTATGATTGCAGTATTGACCTGTATTAATATAGCAGATCAGTTTTTTAAGTTACAAAAACAGCTTGAGACAGTGACCAA
The sequence above is drawn from the Clostridium formicaceticum genome and encodes:
- the pheT gene encoding phenylalanine--tRNA ligase subunit beta; translation: MLVPVKWLKNYVAIDMETKELCDKMTMSGSKVETVEKTGLDIEGVVIGKIEEIKCHPNADKLVIVTVNIGEERLQIVTGATNIAVGDYIPVAVDGAKLPGGVKIKKGKLRGEVSQGMLCSQEELAIPKSVIPEDQKDGIWILKEAYPLGKNLLEAIDLQDEVIEFEITSNRPDCLSMIGIAREVAATIGSTLKYPDIKVKEAEKNSCDKARVVIEDTEGCKRYVARVIEDVTIQPSPQWMQQRLAKAGVRPINNIVDITNYVMLEYGQPLHAFDLGHVEGRTIIVKKGERGQVFKTLDGVERKIKDYMTMIYDINKPLAIAGVMGGEESEVTSKTKNILLESAYFHPEGVRLTSKQLGLRTEASSRFEKGLDPNIARIAADRACQLIEELGAGKVLKGAVDVYPQKREAQPQNIRPHRINSLLGTALTNEEMIEILKKLEIEVKDQGDVLEVTVPTYRIDLGQEADFVEEIGRIYGYDRITATMARGNIVVGGKNQGQIIEDITKEALNAMGLHEILTYSFVSPKGVDKIRVGEGSIKRNFIKLLNPLGDETSVMRTTQLPNLLEVMARNFNRKVENFRAFELGRIFLPKVDKSDPLPYEVMNLVLGVYGEEDFFTLKGVLDSLLERLGIKDYEYVVEKHHPTFHPGRCGNIIYGHHTIGTLGEIHPEVMENYGIHKKCYCAELDFDLLLKLTSLDAVYQPLPKYPSISRDFAVVVKETTLVKEIENIIVAEGGEMLESYSLFDVYRGNQINEGYKSVAYTLTYRHKDRTLKEEEVNKVQEKILQRIKEVLGGLLRE